The following proteins are encoded in a genomic region of Sorangiineae bacterium MSr12523:
- the pcaD gene encoding 3-oxoadipate enol-lactonase: MATRSLRTHVAIEGPPGAPPVVLLHSLGTDLRLWDPQAAVLARTFRVIRPDLRGHGLSETTRGPYTVERLADDVLALLDALELRAAHVGGVSLGGMVAMALAHAAPDRVRSLALFDTAMAVPPPEPWLERARIVRAGGMETLADGIVARWVTPARIDSPEAKGLRAMLTTTPAEGYASSAEALASWDFRERARSLRVPSLVVVGDGDAATPVALSEAIRDALGAKLVVLEQAAHLPMLEKADAVTAVLAEFLRPPSADAYELGLAVRKEVLGEQYVANALAAITDLDRDFQAFLTRTAWGSMWARPGLDRRTRHLLTLALLAALGHTEEFETHVRAMSNTGASPADLSEVLQQVAVYAGVPAANAAMRAAKKALKKEE; the protein is encoded by the coding sequence GTGGCCACGAGATCGCTCAGGACGCACGTTGCCATCGAAGGACCGCCGGGGGCGCCGCCGGTGGTTCTTTTGCATTCGCTGGGGACGGATCTCCGGCTGTGGGATCCGCAGGCGGCGGTCCTCGCGCGCACGTTTCGGGTGATTCGGCCGGACTTGCGCGGGCACGGTTTGAGCGAAACGACGCGGGGACCGTACACGGTGGAGCGTCTCGCCGACGACGTGCTCGCGCTGCTCGATGCCCTGGAGCTGCGTGCCGCGCACGTGGGCGGGGTCTCGCTCGGTGGCATGGTGGCGATGGCCTTGGCGCATGCTGCGCCGGATCGCGTGCGCTCGCTCGCACTGTTCGATACGGCCATGGCGGTGCCGCCGCCGGAACCATGGCTCGAACGAGCACGCATCGTGCGCGCGGGCGGAATGGAGACCTTGGCCGACGGGATCGTCGCGCGATGGGTGACGCCGGCGCGCATCGATTCACCGGAGGCAAAAGGGCTTCGCGCGATGCTGACCACGACGCCGGCGGAGGGCTACGCCTCGTCGGCAGAGGCGCTGGCCTCGTGGGATTTTCGCGAACGTGCGCGCTCTCTGCGGGTGCCCTCGCTGGTGGTCGTGGGGGATGGCGACGCCGCCACGCCGGTGGCCTTGTCCGAAGCGATCCGCGATGCGCTGGGCGCCAAGCTGGTGGTGCTCGAGCAGGCGGCGCATCTTCCCATGCTCGAGAAAGCCGACGCGGTGACCGCGGTGCTTGCCGAGTTCTTGCGGCCGCCGAGCGCGGATGCCTACGAGCTCGGGTTGGCCGTACGCAAGGAGGTGCTCGGCGAGCAGTACGTGGCCAACGCGCTGGCCGCCATCACGGACTTGGATCGGGATTTTCAGGCTTTCCTCACGCGCACCGCGTGGGGAAGCATGTGGGCGAGGCCGGGATTGGATCGGCGGACCCGGCATCTTTTGACCTTGGCGCTGCTAGCAGCCCTGGGCCACACCGAGGAATTCGAGACGCACGTGCGGGCCATGTCGAACACGGGGGCATCGCCGGCGGATCTCTCGGAGGTGCTGCAGCAGGTGGCCGTCTATGCCGGGGTGCCGGCGGCGAATGCGGCGATGCGCGCGGCCAAGAAGGCGCTGAAGAAGGAGGAGTGA